The following nucleotide sequence is from Desulfuromonas sp..
ATCGGTATAAGGTATCGCCCCATGTTCCAATATCCAGACACCCGACTTTAAATGCCACCAAAGATCATTGTTGTAGATCTGCTTTAACGACAAAATAAAAGTAAAAACGAACACTCCAACGACAGCTATGATATTAGCTACCTTTTTCTGATCGTAAGAACTCATCTATATTTTCCTTGGGGAATATGAAAATTATTCGGATTTATCAGATGGGAACATACCAACAGGAGGAACCACGCTTTCTTCACCATTCAGCGCAATCACCTTACCCGGCCCCTCTTTCTCGACTTCATCAATCCGGCTGATCGAGTGAAACGGAATCAGCATCTTCTTGATTCCGGAGAATTCACGGCGCAGGGCTTCTTCGGATGGGTCAACAACCAGGTTCGTCCGCTCGCCAAAAACGATCTCCTCGATTTCGACGAAGCCGTACATCTCGCCCTGGTTGATCTTGCGCGCATAAAGTTCGTAGCCTTTGCCCTGACTGGTAAAAATGATTCTGAAGATTGATTTTTTTGCCATGAGATTCTTCCCGTTTGATGGTTTCCAGAGTAACGAACAAGAGCATTTATCTCAAGAAATAATAAGCCATCGAAGCCGGGCACGACCTGCCCGATTATTTGCGGACTCAGGTATCGGCTTTATTTTTCCTGAACCTTGCCGATCTCAAGCGGTGCGGAATATAGTGCCGCAGAATCAGCAAGAGCAATACGACAGCGCTCAATGCCGATAACAGCGATGGTTGATGCTCGTCGACAAGCTGGATCGAGCCGAGAATATCCCACCCGGCAAACGCGTAGAGACGGTTCGTTGCCCAGCCGAACAGCAACGAGCAAAAAGCGATTGCCGCCAAATAAACAACAGTCGCCTTGCGCCCCCAGAATCGACCGACGATGGCAATAGTTGCTGCATTTGTGGCCGGACCTGCGAGCAGGAAAACCAAAGCGGCACCGGGGGAAAGTCCCTTAAGGATAAGAGCTGCCGCCACCGGAGTCGAGGCACTGGCGCAGATATAAATGGGAATGCCGACGACCAGCATCACCAGAAGCGAAAGGAATTCGTTGCCGGAGAAAATGGCGAAAAAGTTCTCCGGGAGCAGGTAGCTGAGCAACCCGGCGATGACGATTCCAAACAACAGCCAGCCGCCAATGTCCTTGAGCAGTTCACCGAAGGCATATGACAGGCCGCCACCAAGACGTCCGAAAAAGCCTTGCGGCCTGGACAGCTCGACGTCGGGGCAGCCACAACCGGGATCATTCACGACAGCGGTTTCGTTCGTCTCATCCGGGAGACGGTTGATTGCCAAGCCGACGGAAGTTGCGGTGAGGAACGCCGCAACCGGGCGCAACAGGGTCATTACCGGGTCGAGCAGCGCGTAAGTGATGGCAATCGAATCAACGCCGGACTCGGGAGTCGATACAAGAAAAGCGGCCGAGCCCCCCTTGCTGGCTCCCTGCTTACGCAGTTCAACTGCCGCCGGGATAACTCCGCAGGAGCAGAGCGGCAACGGAATGCCAAGCAAAGAGGCCTTGAGCACCGAACCGAACGAATTCCGGCCAATATGCCGGGCGATAAAATTGTCGAGCAGGAATCCCCTGAGCAAACCGGCCGCAACAAAACCGAACAACACGTAAGGAGCAGCCTCCTGCAGTAAACGCCAACAGGTCAGAACTATTTCAAAGATGTGATGCATCTATCCTCATCGACCAGGGTGCCAGTTCTCATCAACTTTTAACAAACGCCTTATCATTATCTTACATCGGGACCGCTATATAATGCACAATAATAGTCTAATGAAAGGTAAGTATCATGAGTACAACAACCTGCATGGAAAAAAATCATTGTCCTTTCTGGGACAGCCTGACGCTCAGTTGCCAGGTTTCTTTTTCCCGTGAAGTGCTCAGCGCACGTCGGCGCTTGCACTACTGCATGACTGACGATCACGATAACTGCCCGCTCTACCTCGCGGAAGCCCTGCGTCGGAGCAGACAGAGATCGACCATGCATGAACTCACATACGCAACGAGGTAAGAAAATGGAAATCTGGTACGACGAAAATTCGCGTTCATTACAAAATACGGGCGTTAGCTACCTTCCGGAAGTTTGCGCGGCCATTATCCAGTTACAGCGACAGAGAAAACAACTGGCGGAAGTTGACAAACTGATAAACCGTTGCGTGGTTATTCAGCAGAAAATCAACAAGAACCA
It contains:
- a CDS encoding DUF1820 domain-containing protein — encoded protein: MFRIIFTSQGKGYELYARKINQGEMYGFVEIEEIVFGERTNLVVDPSEEALRREFSGIKKMLIPFHSISRIDEVEKEGPGKVIALNGEESVVPPVGMFPSDKSE